A segment of the Panicum hallii strain FIL2 chromosome 1, PHallii_v3.1, whole genome shotgun sequence genome:
TTCAGAATGCACACCGAATTTAGGTTTAGTTTGATTTCTTCAATGTAGCATTTCCTGTGTTCACATGATCACATCTCATGCTGGAAAGTTCTGATGGAATCTGAGTTATACCCACTGTTGGTGTTGAATGCTGTTAGGTTAGTGTTTTTAGGATGTGGTTGACTGGTAGCTGCAATGCTAAATCTAATCAAGTGATATTTTGGAAGCTTTCCAGTGCTTGATCCTTTGCCTTTTATGTTGTACTTCCGCCAAATTTCAAAGATGATTTCTGCATATATGTTTGGTTCCAGTTAGTAATAGCACTAATCATTTCAGTTTTTTCAGTCATCATCCCACCTTCTGGAAAGTTTATATTTCAGTTTTTGCAGGAGGTTGATGAAGTGCAAGAAAATTTTGAGGATGGTAAAGATTCTGAGCACAACTCTGACAGCCTTGATGGCCCTGACACATCTTCCTTTAGAGCATTCTTGATCTCCTTTTTGTCATCATCTAGCTCTAATAATAACGATTCAATGGAGATACTTCCTGAACAAAATGTGGACATGAGTTACCCAACTTTAACACCCATGGGGAAGGGAAGCAAGGGAAGGTCAGGTCTGATAAGTAGAGGGAAGCACTCCATTGGAAAAATTATTACCAAGGCGGCTAGGATTGGTGGTTTTAAACAAGCTACTGCAGAGCCTAAAATTGACAGGGAGACAGTAAATCATACTGAACCAGTTGTACCTGTTTTGGAGATTGAGGAATCAAAGGAAGTTGCTTCCGTCAGTAGTTTGCCAACTATGTCGGAACCATCTGTTCTTTTGTCAGAAATGATGCAATCAATTCTCTATACCTCTCTCCCTGTTCTTGCCCAGGGAAGGAACTGGGTCTTGCTATACAGGTTTAAAATGTTCCTTATTCTGATATGTTCTGACTTCTGATCATGTGTGCCCACTGCCATCTAATGTTTATGTTCACGATTGTGCAGCACATGGAGGCATGGCATATCTTTATCTACTTTATATAGAAGGAGCATGCTTTGCCCTGGTTTCTCACTTTTGGTATGTTAATGTTTCCTAAGTAGCTTGATGCTGTCCTGTTTATGATGATTTTTCACCATTACTTGAGAGGGCAGCCTATTTCACCTCACACCTTATAGTTATTGACTGTTTCAAAATTTTAAATGTTAAAGTGATAGATCTCATTTCACCCCATAAGTAGTTACACAGATGATGTGGAATTTATAGGTCTCCGTAATATAATCTCAGAGTTACTAATTGCTAACTTTTCATTCTTCACCTTCTGATCTTACAGGTAGTGGGGGATAAGAAAGGCACAGTTTTTGGTGGTTTAGTTGAGGCTCCATTGCAGCCATCCAGTTCAAAGAAGTATCAGGTTTTGCCTCTGCACTCTGGTAAACTGTTTGCTACATATTTTCCTTGTACTGAATATTTTTCAAATTAATCTTGCAGGGGACCAATAATTGCTTTGTTTTCACTAATTTATATGACCGCCCTGTTATATATCGTCCGACTGGTAATTTTCAGTATATTCATTTTCTGGTTTGCAAGATAACATCAAAATATGGTgaaatatttttttttgttatttccGTGCTCTCAAGATATTGAGAACATTTTCTTCTTTCATTCCTTATGTCGCCTCATGATTGTAAGCTATTAAAAATTTGCCTACTGCAGGTGCAAATAACTATTTCACCGTGTGCTCCACTGACTATTTGGCTCTGGGAGGAGGAGGTCATTTCGCACTCTATCTAGATGGAGACCTGTAATCTCTCTCTCCTATTCATGACATTTACAACTAGTATTTGAGTCATTGTTAATTTCCCTCGTAGCCTCAACTTTCTTTTCTGCATTTCTCTTTGCAGTTTAACtggttcaagttcaaattcagAGACTTTTAACAACGAGTGTTTATCGCATTCCCCAGACTTCTCAGTGAAAGATGTTGAGGTATTTAAAATAGTGAAGCACTGTGCTCTCTGTATTGCATCCTGATGAACATAACTATATATCCTTATGACCAACTAGCTTCATGTTGAATGTAGCAACATGCAACTGTAGCTGAAATGATGAACTCAAGAAATTAGACTCTTAGCTTTCAAGCTTAATCAATAAACTGAAAGAGTTGTGTAAGTCCATTAAGAGCATCTGTGTCAATGTCGACATGATTCTGCAATAAGAGCTTCATGTGGTTCTCTGTCTAATGCAGCTGTGGGGCTTCGTCTACCCTTCCAAGTATGAGGAGATGCTCACGCTCTGCCGGACTGAGAAACCCGGAATTTGTCGATGGTGACCGCCAGTTGGAATTCCCAATCATAGACATGCTACACATCTGTACAGTTTTCAGTAGACTCCGTGAGTTGCgagcattttttttcttctttagTGCGCAGTGCAAAGTAGGAGTACTGGACTTGCTTTTCTCAAGCCGGTTTTCTCAGATTTGTAAATACTTGTAATTTTTCATGCTGCCACTTGGCGAAACATGGACGTTGCTGGTTGTTGTTCCAGTGCTACCATTTTTAGGTAAATTGTCACAGGCAGGTCAGGCTTCACAGGGTTAGTCATGAGACAGGCGTCTAGTTTGTTCGTTAGGTCTTGGTGATGACCGccggagggggagcacgagaaGGCGGATATCTGGCTGCTATCAATCAGCTGGCGAGCGGAAGAATTGCATAGAGGGACCCTTGAACAACTCGAAAAAGCTCGGATTCGATTACAGAAAGTTGAACTAGAAGCAGATGAGTATCGAATGAATGGATACTCTGAAATGCCCCACGAGGTTGTATTGATTGGTTGAAAGGCCTGAAGAAA
Coding sequences within it:
- the LOC112880288 gene encoding oxidation resistance protein 1 isoform X2 encodes the protein MGYLPSLGSKAAHFVSDLTTVILNPVSERETSHLPEVDEVQENFEDGKDSEHNSDSLDGPDTSSFRAFLISFLSSSSSNNNDSMEILPEQNVDMSYPTLTPMGKGSKGRSGLISRGKHSIGKIITKAARIGGFKQATAEPKIDRETVNHTEPVVPVLEIEESKEVASVSSLPTMSEPSVLLSEMMQSILYTSLPVLAQGRNWVLLYSTWRHGISLSTLYRRSMLCPGFSLLVVGDKKGTVFGGLVEAPLQPSSSKKYQGTNNCFVFTNLYDRPVIYRPTGANNYFTVCSTDYLALGGGGHFALYLDGDLLTGSSSNSETFNNECLSHSPDFSVKDVELWGFVYPSKYEEMLTLCRTEKPGICRW
- the LOC112880288 gene encoding oxidation resistance protein 1 isoform X1, which translates into the protein MGYLPSLGSKAAHFVSDLTTVILNPVSERETSHLPFLQEVDEVQENFEDGKDSEHNSDSLDGPDTSSFRAFLISFLSSSSSNNNDSMEILPEQNVDMSYPTLTPMGKGSKGRSGLISRGKHSIGKIITKAARIGGFKQATAEPKIDRETVNHTEPVVPVLEIEESKEVASVSSLPTMSEPSVLLSEMMQSILYTSLPVLAQGRNWVLLYSTWRHGISLSTLYRRSMLCPGFSLLVVGDKKGTVFGGLVEAPLQPSSSKKYQGTNNCFVFTNLYDRPVIYRPTGANNYFTVCSTDYLALGGGGHFALYLDGDLLTGSSSNSETFNNECLSHSPDFSVKDVELWGFVYPSKYEEMLTLCRTEKPGICRW